GGCGAGCTGCACCTGATCGTCTCCGACATGGAGGCAGCCGCAGCCCAAGAAGCGGCGCCATCCGCGGTTCACTCCTACCTTTCCTACACGATCGAGGCGCCGTTGGCCGGGGCAGCAAACCAGGCGCAAGCCCTGCACGACGTGCTGAATGTCGCTGCGCCCAAGGGAGACAAGGTGGGGGTCGAGTGGCAGTGCCTCACCGCCCCCCTTGTCGATGTGTTGCGCCACGCTCTGGCGGCTGCCGACTTCGTGCCTTTGGACGGCGCCTTCGCCGGCCTGCGGGCGATCAAGACGGCCGAGGAAATAGCCAAGGTCCGCGCCGCCCTGCGTCTGTGTGATGCCGCCCAGAGCTTCATGCAGCAGGCGCTGCAGCCGGGCAAGACCGAGCTGGATTTGTGGGCCGCCACCCGCGCCCACGTCGAAGGCCTGGCCGGCGGACGCTTGCCAATCCTGGCCGACCTAGTCGCCGGAACGCGCACGGCCGATATCGGCGGACCACCGTCGGCGTATCGTCTGCAGCCAGGTGACCCGCTGATCCTCGACTTCGTCCCGCGGCTTCAGGGATACTGGGGCGACAATGCGGCCACGTTCTTCGCCGGCAGTCCCTCGGCGGAGCTTGACAAGGCCTACCGCGTCGTGCGCCGGTCGCTGCAGCGCGGCGTCGAGGCGGCTCGGCCGGGGGTCCCCGCCCGTGATCTCGATGCTCTTCTGCGCCAGGCGGTGCTGGCGGAGGGGTACGAGCCCTACCCGCATCATTCTGGGCACGGCATTGGCGCCGCCTACCATGAAGAGCCGCGCATCGTCCCCTACAACAGCCTGAAGCTGGAGCCGGGGATGGTCGTGGCGCTCGAGCCCGGTGTCTACCTCCCCGGCGTCGGCGGTGTGCGTCTGGAAGACGTCGTCTTGATCACCGTCGACGGCAATGAGGTCCTGACGACGCACCTGACCTGATTGGGTGCCACCACGAGCCTGACTGGATGGAGCTGAAAGCATGACGGACAGAAAGAAGGTCATTGTGACCGGAGCCTCCTCGGGCATCGGCCGGGCTACTGCCGAGCGCTTCGCCCGCGAGGGCTGGGACGTGTGTGTCACGTCGCGCCGGGAGGACCGGCTGCGAGCATTGGTTGACCGCCTGCCGGCCGGGAAGCACCTGATCGTCGCAGGGGACTACAGCGACCCGCACACGGCTGAGGCTATCGCCGACGAGGCACGCCGGGAATGGGGCGTGGTCGACGCGCTGGCCAACTGCGCCGGCGTGTACTTCGGCGCCCCGATCATCGACTCGACTCTCGAGGACTGGCGCAAGGCGTTCGACATCATGATCGACGGCGCCCTGTATCTCACCCGGGCCGCGGTCTCCCTGATGACGCGCGGCGGCCGGATCATCCATGTCACCTCGATCCATCACGAGCGGGCGGAAGCGGGGAGCAGCAGTTACTCGATGGCCAAGGCCGCTCTCAATCAGTACTGCAGGGCGTTGGCCCTTGAGCTGGCCCCCAAGGGCATCCTGGTGAACGCGCTCGCACCGGGCTTCATCAACACCGAGATGAGCGTGGTCAATGGCGTCAATGAGCTGGAGAGCGACTGGTTCAAGAAGAATTACGTCGACGGCCATCACCTGCCCCTGAGACGTCCCGGCCAGCCCGAGGAGGTGGCCGGGGTGATCTACTTCCTCGCCGGCCCCGACGCCAGCTACCTGACCGGGCAGGTGATCCCGGTCGATGGCGGGCTCACGATCACGTTCTAGTTTCACCGCGAACACGCCCGGAGCGGGCCCAGCGCCGGGAGACACGCAAGGCTCGATTACTGTGAAGGCAGCGAGCCAGCCCTGGGTGCCAGGAAGGGGAGCATGCTGCGAGAGGATGTAATCCAGGGTCACGAGGCGCTCTGGCTAGAGAACGGCCGCGTGCGTGTCGCCGTGCTGCCGCACAAGGGCGCGGATATCTACGCCTTCACCCACGTGCCGTCAGGTACCGAGTTCCTGATGCGCACGCCCGCCGGTCTGCAGCCGCCCGGCGCTTCGCCGCCCGAGGATTTCCTCGAGAACTACGAGGGCGCCTGGCAGGAGCTCTTCCCTAACCACAACGACGCCTGCAACTACCGCGGCCGCCCGGTGCCATTCCATGGCGAGGTGGCCCTGCTCTCCTGGGCGTTTGCTGTCGTGGCGGACGACGCGCAGGCGACAACACTCCGCTTGTCTGTCGGTTGCCGCCAGACGCCCTTCCGGCTGACCCGATGGATGCGCCTGCCGAGCGAGGGGACCACGCTTGAGCTCAAGTCGACGGTGGAGAACCTCTCGGCCAACGCCGAGCACCTCGTCTGGGGGCATCACCTCGTACTGGGCGGGGATTTCCTGATGAACGGGTGCCGGCTGGAAATCCCCGCGGGCCGGCTGACCACTCCCGAGGTACTGTTCGAGCCGGCCACGGCTGTGCTGGCGCCCGGCCAGGACGAGCCCTGGCCGATGGCCCGGGGACGCCGTCCAGGGGAGAGGATCGACCTGCGTGCCATCCCCGGCCCGCAAGCGCACTCGCACGATGACGCCTGCCTGACCGGTCTGGCCGAGGGCCGCTGGACGGTAGTCAACCCACGTCTGGGCTTGGGCTTCCGGTTGGAGTGGGATGCGGCGGTCTTCCCCTGGGTTCAGATGTGGCAGCCGTACGGCGGGGCGGATTTGCCGCCCCTCACGGGCATCTACGGCCTGGGGCTTGAGCCCTGGGTGTCGCGCTTTCCCCTGGCGCAAGCCATCGAGTCCGGGCAGGCGCGGTGCATCGGTCCTGGCGAAACGCTCACGACCCAGGTGCGCGCCAGCGTCCTTGAGACGGTCTGATCCCGCGCTCTCCGGCCGCGGCTGGAGCAGGATGGATGGCTTTGGCCCCGGCGAACCCGTCGCGCCAGACCTCGCACGTCGAAGGGCTACCCCGGGTCGCGATAGGGCTTGCGGGCTGCGATCCTGAGCGTGCTCGTTTCGGACTGACGGGAACGGGTCGGGGAAGGTCTCAATCTCGACCCCGGGTCGTGCTAGCCGGTACTCTCCGCCGCGTCGATGGCGCGCCGCTGGAAGGCGATGGCCATGCGTTCGAGCTCGGCTGCCTGCTCGGGCGTGACCAGGGCGGGGTGATGCTGGTCGAGGAGCTGACGGGCCATCCGATTGGCGCGTTGGCGCATATCCCGCCCACCGTGGACCTCCTGCCACTCATCCCAGACCAGACGCGTCGACAATTGAGGCTGCCACTGGAAGCTGCGCAAGTGGCGCACGGTATACGGCTCGGTGAGGAAGTTGCCGCCCGGCCCGACAGTGCGCAGCTGATCGAGACCGATCGTCTCCGGGGTCACCTCGAACCCTTCCGCCAGGCGGAAGGCGGCGGCCAGGATCTCGTTGTCGATGACCGCCTGCTCATAGCTGGCAGTCAGCAACTGGTCGATCATCCCAAAGGCCAGGTGGATGAAGTTGACGCCTGCCAGCGCCATCGGCGCCGCCTGAAGCATGCGTTCATAGCCCGCCTGTGCGTCGGGCAAGCAGGCGTCCAGACCGCTCCCGCCCTGGAAGGGGAGGCCGTAGGCGTGGGCAAGCTGCGCCGTGGCGCAGTGGGCCAGGACAGCCTCTGGCGAAGCGCCGACATAGCTGCCCTTGTGCATGTTCATGCTGCCCGAGGCGGTGGCGAGCACACACGGATGGCCGGGGTGCAGCAGCTGCACCAGGACCAGGCCCGCAAGCGCGCTGGCGGTGTGTTCAACGACGGAACCGGCAACGCTCAGCGGCGCCGTCGCGCCCATCATGTTCGTCGGCTCGAGCCACAGCGGAATGCCATGCTCGGCGCAAGCCATCATCTCCTGCACCGGCTCCTTCCCGTGGACGAGCGGGCTGATGAAACAGACCACCAGGCTGAAGCGCGGAGTGGCGCGGACGGCCCGCGTGCTTCCCTGCAGGACGGCGGCCATCTCCACCTGGTCAGCAATGCTGCTCCCCCCGGCACCCTGCGAGTAGTAATGCTTGGTTGTGTTGGGCAGGATGGTGGCAAACAACCGGCGGTCAAAGCCCACCTGCGGAAGGTCATGGGGGACAACCATGGCGTGCATGATGTGCGCCTGGGGGAGGGCATCGATCAGGCGCGTCAGATCGGCCAGATCTCGCTGGCTGGCCGGCCGGCGGTGGCCGTCGAGGTCGAGGACATGCAACGCCGAAGAGCCGGCGACCGTGTACACGTCGTCGAGGGTGACCCGGACGTCGTGCTCCGGGATAGGCGCGTGCAGGGTGAACTCGCGCGGGGCGGCGTCCAGGCCGCGCTGCAAGATGTCGGAGGGAATGCGCACAATGTGGCGATCGCGATCGATCGTGCAGCCGGCGCCAGCGTAGACCTCCCAGGCCGGTGGATGGTCGACCTGTACGCCGACGTCGGCCAAGACGGTTCGGACGGCCTGGTCGAGGGCGCCCAGTTGTGAGCCATCCAGGAACCGAAGTCGCCCGCTCTTCAAGCTCCGAAATGGCATGCCTTCCTCCTGGGCCTCGAGGGATCATCGGCCGCATCACGTGCGCTCACGACCGGGCTTGCCTTGCCGTGGCGCCCGGTCCGCGGTCGCCGGTCGGCCTTGGGCTATTATGCGGACGGAGTCAGGGGGTGTCAACCGACGGCGCCGGCAGCGCGCCCTGCTCAGACGGATGGGCTGCGCGGTCGTGCCAATCCGCCCTTCAGGCTGGGTCCCGCGAAGGTCCCTTGGCGTGTGCAGCCTGCGGGGCAGAGACGGACTCTGCCTGCTTGCCGCCCGCCTCAAGAGAGCGCTCGGCGGCCAGATGCGTGAATGGTGAGCGGTCCCGCCGAACAGAGGTCGGAGCGACCGAGCCCATCCAGACAAGGACCTCCGTCCTCACGGGCACCTCCCAGCCGAGGGGCGAGGGCATCTGGCGAGGAACGCGGGCTGGGCGCAAAGCTCGAGCGAGGCGCCGGCGGGAGGTGGAGCGCTTGACATGCCGGCCAACCCCATGCTAGAATAGTGGAAACGTTTACAGATTGATTGTGTCCATGAAGCCTGTGTAGGTCGCGCTCCTTCCGTGCGCAGTCTGGAAGGCCGCGCGGACATGCCGGGGGCACGTGAACGGGCAGCAAGTCTTGTCTTCTTCCCGTTCGCAGGGCTGACGGGTTGCGATTGCCGGCCGCAGTCGGCGGCCGGTCAGCCGTTCAGCCGAAAGCATGCATTTGCGATCAAGGAGGTGCCCAGCACCAGCGACTGCCACCTGAGTAAGGCCCGGGAAAGCATCCTTGTGATAGGCAGAGTTGAGAGGAGAATCGCCCATGCGTACGACCATGCGAGTGCTTTCACTTCTGGCCCTCCTGGCGTTGCTCGTACCGGCCTGCGGTGCTCCGGCGACCGAAGCGCCTGCTGAAGCGCCCGCCGAAGCGCCTGCCGAAGCGCCCGCCGAAGCGCCTGCCGAGGCCGAGCCAATCAAGCTGACCATCTGGTGGTGGGGCGAACAGGAAGCGCCCGGTGCGCAGGCCTGGCTGGATGAGACCTTGGCCCTGTACAGCGAGGCAAACCCCAACGTCACTTTCGAGGCTGTGCTCCAGTCGACCGATACGCTAATCCCTGCCTTCCAGTCGGCCGCCGCGGCCAAGGAAGGGCCGGACATCCAGTACTTCTGGGGCGGGGTGTGGACGATCGAGAACGCCTGGACCGACGCGATCATCCCGGTGGATGATCTGATCCCGGCCGAGGAGTGGGACCATTACCTCAACGTTTTCGAGCGGCAGTACGACGGCAAGACATGGGGAGTGCCGTGGTACCTGTCCGGGAACCCGGTCGTCTTCAACCCCGAGCTCTTCACTCAGGCCGGCCTGGATCCGAATGCTCCCCCGGCCACGTGGGATGAGTTGCTCGTCGCTTGCGACAAGCTGCGTGCAGTAGACGTCATCCCGATCGCCGGCGGCGTGAAGGATGGCTGGTTCGGCGGCTGGCTGTTCTCGATCCTCGCCCGCCAACCTCACGACAGCGAGAAGGCCTTTATGGAGGCTTCCGTCGGCCAGGCGTCCTACACCGAACCGAAGTTCACCGAGTGGTGGGGCCGTTTGGGGGAACTCAAGGACCGCGGCTGCTGGAACGAGGACATCGGCTCGCTGGATTACCAGCAGGGCCAGGACTTGTTCGTCACCGGCAAAGCGGCCA
This genomic window from Anaerolineales bacterium contains:
- a CDS encoding SDR family oxidoreductase, yielding MTDRKKVIVTGASSGIGRATAERFAREGWDVCVTSRREDRLRALVDRLPAGKHLIVAGDYSDPHTAEAIADEARREWGVVDALANCAGVYFGAPIIDSTLEDWRKAFDIMIDGALYLTRAAVSLMTRGGRIIHVTSIHHERAEAGSSSYSMAKAALNQYCRALALELAPKGILVNALAPGFINTEMSVVNGVNELESDWFKKNYVDGHHLPLRRPGQPEEVAGVIYFLAGPDASYLTGQVIPVDGGLTITF
- a CDS encoding Xaa-Pro peptidase family protein, which produces MHPQNLERFADLLRSHGLAAALLADPATITWLTGYAPPIETGPSPFEGSAVLAWWHAGELHLIVSDMEAAAAQEAAPSAVHSYLSYTIEAPLAGAANQAQALHDVLNVAAPKGDKVGVEWQCLTAPLVDVLRHALAAADFVPLDGAFAGLRAIKTAEEIAKVRAALRLCDAAQSFMQQALQPGKTELDLWAATRAHVEGLAGGRLPILADLVAGTRTADIGGPPSAYRLQPGDPLILDFVPRLQGYWGDNAATFFAGSPSAELDKAYRVVRRSLQRGVEAARPGVPARDLDALLRQAVLAEGYEPYPHHSGHGIGAAYHEEPRIVPYNSLKLEPGMVVALEPGVYLPGVGGVRLEDVVLITVDGNEVLTTHLT
- a CDS encoding extracellular solute-binding protein — protein: MRTTMRVLSLLALLALLVPACGAPATEAPAEAPAEAPAEAPAEAPAEAEPIKLTIWWWGEQEAPGAQAWLDETLALYSEANPNVTFEAVLQSTDTLIPAFQSAAAAKEGPDIQYFWGGVWTIENAWTDAIIPVDDLIPAEEWDHYLNVFERQYDGKTWGVPWYLSGNPVVFNPELFTQAGLDPNAPPATWDELLVACDKLRAVDVIPIAGGVKDGWFGGWLFSILARQPHDSEKAFMEASVGQASYTEPKFTEWWGRLGELKDRGCWNEDIGSLDYQQGQDLFVTGKAAMLFGNDTFLAGWAQTMGWDKIGLMLTPQYSDGALADDYIVTAQGWGITSWSEHPQEAADFLVFMHTPDRVNAWFKATGVLPADDRLDTSLITQPQLQQVYEWDTTRGGPNLENFIPSMMDEQANFAGVQLLFAGDATPEELGQLTEDVNAKWREQNPDAAANFEKWIE
- a CDS encoding DUF4432 family protein; protein product: MLREDVIQGHEALWLENGRVRVAVLPHKGADIYAFTHVPSGTEFLMRTPAGLQPPGASPPEDFLENYEGAWQELFPNHNDACNYRGRPVPFHGEVALLSWAFAVVADDAQATTLRLSVGCRQTPFRLTRWMRLPSEGTTLELKSTVENLSANAEHLVWGHHLVLGGDFLMNGCRLEIPAGRLTTPEVLFEPATAVLAPGQDEPWPMARGRRPGERIDLRAIPGPQAHSHDDACLTGLAEGRWTVVNPRLGLGFRLEWDAAVFPWVQMWQPYGGADLPPLTGIYGLGLEPWVSRFPLAQAIESGQARCIGPGETLTTQVRASVLETV
- a CDS encoding trimethylamine methyltransferase family protein, giving the protein MPFRSLKSGRLRFLDGSQLGALDQAVRTVLADVGVQVDHPPAWEVYAGAGCTIDRDRHIVRIPSDILQRGLDAAPREFTLHAPIPEHDVRVTLDDVYTVAGSSALHVLDLDGHRRPASQRDLADLTRLIDALPQAHIMHAMVVPHDLPQVGFDRRLFATILPNTTKHYYSQGAGGSSIADQVEMAAVLQGSTRAVRATPRFSLVVCFISPLVHGKEPVQEMMACAEHGIPLWLEPTNMMGATAPLSVAGSVVEHTASALAGLVLVQLLHPGHPCVLATASGSMNMHKGSYVGASPEAVLAHCATAQLAHAYGLPFQGGSGLDACLPDAQAGYERMLQAAPMALAGVNFIHLAFGMIDQLLTASYEQAVIDNEILAAAFRLAEGFEVTPETIGLDQLRTVGPGGNFLTEPYTVRHLRSFQWQPQLSTRLVWDEWQEVHGGRDMRQRANRMARQLLDQHHPALVTPEQAAELERMAIAFQRRAIDAAESTG